Proteins encoded within one genomic window of Cucumis sativus cultivar 9930 chromosome 3, Cucumber_9930_V3, whole genome shotgun sequence:
- the LOC101211614 gene encoding probable calcium-binding protein CML18 — MSNKQPIKLDDEQIAELREIFRSFDRNNDGSLTQLELGSLLRSLGLKPSPDQLESLIMKADTNSNGLVEFSEFVALVEPELVSAKCPYTEEQLKQLFRMFDRDGNGFITAAELAHSMAKLGHALTAEELTGMIREADTDGDGRINFQEFSQAITSAAFDNSWA; from the coding sequence ATGAGCAACAAACAACCGATTAAGTTAGACGACGAACAAATTGCGGAGTTGAGAGAAATCTTCCGGTCGTTTGATCGGAACAACGACGGGAGTTTGACTCAACTTGAACTCGGATCGCTTTTACGATCACTTGGTTTGAAGCCGAGTCCGGATCAGCTTGAGAGTTTGATAATGAAGGCAGATACGAACAGCAATGGATTAGTTGAATTTTCAGAGTTCGTAGCTTTGGTTGAGCCGGAGCTGGTATCGGCTAAATGCCCTTACACGGAGGAGCAATTAAAGCAGTTGTTTAGAATGTTCGATAGAGATGGGAATGGGTTCATCACTGCGGCCGAGTTGGCTCACTCGATGGCCAAACTCGGCCATGCTCTCACCGCGGAGGAACTCACCGGAATGATCAGGGAAGCCGATACCGATGGCGATGGCAGAATCAATTTTCAAGAGTTCTCTCAGGCAATTACTTCTGCTGCATTTGATAATTCCTGGGCATGA